One window from the genome of Puniceicoccus vermicola encodes:
- a CDS encoding tyrosine-type recombinase/integrase, with the protein MKATIPKIQKKKYPSGKPYWLVSFSADGKQVRKKFTDQNSADEFKRNQVRRYHGGLSLGAQDEAREGYEIFRAKWGVHPSLENLGFADFVRQALETYQPPKGDLEEIVREFLRIKKTQGLRTITLEQIERYMFCFLDAFRGVDLARISKADLEDYLFQPNAAGKKKPNQNEIDTIRSFFNWATGESPKTPIEKPILTNNPFRGWVSRRKDKEALIAVHDYEECQLLLEEATNCGGQKMVAWMLHTGMRPTESVKFWKVYSWANIDRKNGLIHVPGAVSKTRRPREIVISPALAAWLDFYDGEKFFTFKNEKTWAWHYVQIRKVIPEKKRAKDTLRHTKISVMIREGVPIDVVAAQMGNSREIIQNHYLRLMSEEEAEKIANLTPEQVPAHDPRKRK; encoded by the coding sequence ATGAAAGCGACGATCCCAAAGATTCAGAAGAAGAAATATCCAAGTGGAAAACCATATTGGCTAGTGTCCTTTTCCGCAGATGGGAAGCAAGTCAGAAAAAAGTTCACGGATCAAAATTCAGCCGATGAATTCAAGCGAAATCAAGTTAGGCGCTATCATGGAGGTCTGAGTTTGGGCGCTCAGGATGAGGCGAGGGAGGGATACGAGATATTTCGGGCGAAATGGGGGGTTCACCCAAGTTTGGAGAATCTGGGATTTGCCGATTTTGTGCGTCAGGCGCTGGAAACATATCAGCCGCCCAAGGGGGATCTGGAGGAGATAGTACGGGAATTTCTGAGAATCAAAAAAACTCAGGGGCTAAGAACTATCACTTTGGAGCAAATCGAAAGGTATATGTTCTGCTTCTTGGATGCGTTTCGAGGTGTAGACCTTGCCCGAATCTCCAAGGCTGATCTTGAGGACTATTTATTTCAGCCAAACGCCGCAGGGAAAAAGAAACCAAATCAGAATGAGATCGACACGATACGGAGCTTTTTCAATTGGGCCACGGGCGAATCTCCAAAGACCCCGATTGAGAAACCTATTCTTACAAATAATCCTTTTCGGGGCTGGGTATCGAGGCGAAAGGACAAAGAAGCCCTGATCGCCGTTCATGACTATGAGGAGTGCCAATTGCTACTTGAGGAGGCGACAAATTGCGGGGGGCAGAAAATGGTTGCGTGGATGCTTCATACGGGAATGCGGCCAACGGAATCGGTCAAGTTTTGGAAGGTGTACAGCTGGGCGAATATCGACAGAAAAAATGGGCTTATCCATGTGCCAGGAGCGGTGAGTAAAACAAGGAGGCCCCGCGAGATCGTTATTAGCCCCGCATTAGCGGCATGGTTGGACTTCTACGACGGGGAAAAGTTTTTCACGTTTAAAAATGAAAAAACTTGGGCATGGCACTATGTCCAAATCCGAAAGGTTATTCCCGAGAAAAAGCGGGCTAAGGATACGCTGAGGCATACCAAGATATCAGTTATGATCCGTGAGGGGGTGCCCATCGATGTTGTTGCAGCGCAAATGGGCAATAGCAGGGAGATTATTCAGAATCATTATTTGCGC